The window CGGTCATTTCATTTTTATTGAAATGCGGGCGTATGCCACTTGCAGTAGTCGCTAATTATTTAGAGGATGAAGAATCTTTAAATTTCGGTGTCTTAATGGAATGGAAAAATCCATTTAAAATTTTATAACCTAATTACAGAGGCTTAACTTGTATGGTCTCTGTATTTTTTATGAGTCTTAGGAAATTATTTAGTCTTTTTATTTCCCGGGTTACTGTAAATGCTTAGGTTGATTTGATTTATGTGGTTTATTCTCCACCTCTGTGAATAAATTGGGCTGCTGATCATTTTTCGATTGCTCCGAGAATTGAATTTGATTTGCTAAATTTGAATTCATCAGAAGAGCTAATTGGTGAATTTCTTGTTGCACTAATTGAATGTCCTTTTTAGAGGCAGGTTGTGCTTCTTCTTTTAAAATGTAACCAATACGTCCATTCGGTTCTAACGTTGCATATTGTATGTCTTTTATATCTTTTACACTCTGCTGTCTTAAAGACATTTCAAGTTGATCGACCGTAATCCTTAATTTTCTTAAATTTTGTTCATGTAATGACCCATTTTCGATTAATATTTTCGATTTGCCTGTAATGAACTTTTCAACTTTATCAGACTTCAGTTGAATATACTCCACCACTACTAATGTTAAGACTAACGTGATTCCTACCAAAAGTGTCGTCCAAACATCTTCACCCGCAACGGGTTGTATTAATAACGAACCCAGTCCAATCATGATCACTGTTTGAGCTAATGTCATTTGCGATATTGATTTTCTTCCAGCAATTCTGAGTATTAGCGTTCCTCCAATCACAATCAATATAGCCTTCCATATCCAATGAAAATCCACGCAATTAACTCCTTTAATGTTTTTTATAGTATTTAACTTCGTGTTTTAACTATTCGTTTAGTAGACATTTTCATATAAAAAATCTCCCACCAAAACTATGGAGAGAGATTCAATTTTTATTGATTTTT is drawn from Lysinibacillus sp. SGAir0095 and contains these coding sequences:
- a CDS encoding DUF421 domain-containing protein, encoding MDFHWIWKAILIVIGGTLILRIAGRKSISQMTLAQTVIMIGLGSLLIQPVAGEDVWTTLLVGITLVLTLVVVEYIQLKSDKVEKFITGKSKILIENGSLHEQNLRKLRITVDQLEMSLRQQSVKDIKDIQYATLEPNGRIGYILKEEAQPASKKDIQLVQQEIHQLALLMNSNLANQIQFSEQSKNDQQPNLFTEVENKPHKSNQPKHLQ